The sequence TCATTATATTGACTAATGCATCTTGTTTTCTTTGAacaatatgataaatatataacCAAGGGAGAAATTCGAAAAGCTATTGTAGTACTAATTgatatgaatataataataatagtatataatGCTTCTTCCATTCCTGTTCTTTCTTCACTTCACGAAATCATGAACTGGCAGGCAATATAATATCTATTAcgtaattttataaatagtcAATGTTCATAGATCCTAGAATTCTTACACCGCAACTTGTATAATCAAGgttcatattaaataaattttacatcACTATAAATCAAGATGCTACATCTCCAAATTCTACTCACTCCATCAATATTAACGTAACAATggttatcaaaataaattttctatccttgtttctttgtttgttctttttattttccctCTCCTTAGCGAAAACACCTCCGAGACCTCGAGCATTTCTTCTTCCAGTAGCCAAAGATGCATCCACAAAACAATATTTCACAACCATTAACCAAAGAACACCCCTTGTCCCAATCAAACTCACAATTGATCTTGGTCAACGATTTTTATGGGTTGATTGTGAAAAAGGTTATGTTAGTTCATCTTATAAACCCGTCCCATGTGGTTCTATCCCTTGTAAACGTTCTTTATCGGGTGCATGTGTTGAATCATGTATAGGTCCTCCTTCACCAGGGTGCAACAATAACACTTGTTCACATATTCCTTATAACCCCTTTATTCGTACTAGCACGGGTGGTGAACTTGCTCAAGATGTTGTTTCACTTCAATCGACCGATGGCTCAAATCCTCGTAAATACTTATCAACAACAAATGGAGTAGTATTTGATTGTGctcctcattctcttcttgaaGGACTAGCAAAGGGTGTTAAAGGGATTCTTGGACTTGGAAATGGTTATGTAGGATTTCCTACTCAATTAGCTAATGCTTTTAGTATACCTCGAAAATTCGCTATATGTTTGACTTCATCCACAACCTCTCGTGGTGTTATCTTCTTTGGTGATAGTCCTTATGTTTTTCTTCCAGCTGGAATTGATTTCTCAAAGAGATTTGTTTACACTCCACTCCTCAAAAACCCTGTTAGTACATCAGGGTCATATTTTGAAGGGGAGCCTTCAACGGATTATTTTATTGGAGTGACATCTATTAAAATACATAGTATTGCTGTGCCAATAAACACCACATTGTTGAACATTACCAAAGATGGCAAAGGGGGAACAAAAATTAGTACCGTTGAACCTTACACAAAATTAGAGACATCGATTTATAATGCTTTAACAAAGGCATTTGTTAGCGCGCTTCTTAATGTTCCAATGGTGAAACCCGTGGCACCTTTTAAAGTGTGTTATAATAAAACGAGCCTGGGAAGTAATCAGGTTGGCCCTGGTGTACCACCCATTGAACTAGTGTTGCGTAACAAAAATGCTACTACGTATACATCTTGGTTTATTTGGGGTGCAAATTCTATGAGtacggagcctaaagggtacaaaatattaataaaaatttcaaaacggtaatataaaattttatattaaccaaaacggcaaaatcgctgcatcaacagcgatttacttccccggaaaaagcaaaatcgctgcagaggcagcgattttgcaaaatgtgaattttttttttaaaaaaaaaattctttttttaaaaatcgctgtctaggtagcgatttcattttttttaaaaaaaaaattctttttttaaaaatcgctgtctaggtagcgatttcattttttttaaaaaaaaaattctttttttaaaaatcgctgtctaggtagcgatttcattttttttaaaaaaaaaattctttttttaaaaatcgctgtctaggtagcgatttcattttttttaaaaaaaaaattctttttttaaaaatcgctgtctaggtagcgatttcattttttttaaaaaaaaaattctttttttaaaaatcgctgtctaggtagcgatttcattttttttaaaaaaaaaattctttttttaaaaatcgctgtctaggtagcgatttcattttttttaaaaaaaaaattctttttttaaaaatcgctgtctaggtagcgatttcattttttttaaaaaaaaaattctttttttaaaaatcgctgtctaggtagcgatttcattttttttaaaaaaaaaattctttttttaaaaatcgctgtctaggtagcgatttcattttttttaaaaaaaaaattctttttttaaaaatcgctgtctaggtagcgatttcattttttttaaaaaaaaaattctttttttaaaaatcgctgtctaggtagcgatttcattttttttaaaaaaaaaattctttttttaaaaatcgctgtctaggtagcgatttcattttttttaaaaaaaaaattctttttttaaaaatcgctgtctaggtagcgatttcattttttttaaaaaaaaaattctttttttaaaaatcgctgtctaggtagcgatttcattttttttaaaaaaaaaattctttttttaaaaatcgctgtctaggtagcgatttcattttttttaaaaaaaaaattctttttttaaaaatcgctgtctaggtagcgatttcattttttttaaaaaaaaaattctttttttaaaaatcgctgtctaggtagcgatttcattttttttaaaaaaaaaattctttttttaaaaatcgctgtctaggtagcgatttcattttttttaaaaaaaaaattctttttttaaaaatcgctgtctaggtagcgatttcattttttttaaaaaaaaaattctttttttaaaaatcgctgtctaggtagcgatttcattttttttaaaaaaaaaattctttttttaaaaatcgctgtctaggtagcgatttcattttttttaaaaaaaaaattctttttttaaaaatcgctgtctaggtagcgatttcattttttttaaaaaaaaaattctttttttaaaaatcgctgtctaggtagcgatttcattttttttaaaaaaaaaattctttttttaaaaatcgctgtctaggtagcgatttcattttttttaaaaaaaaaattctttttttaaaaatcgctgtctaggtagcgatttcattttttttaaaaaaaaaattctttttttaaaaatcgctgtctaggtagcgatttcattttttttaaaaaaaaaattctttttttaaaaatcgctgtctaggtagcgatttcattttttttaaaaaaaaaattctttttttaaaaatcgctgtctaggtagcgatttcattttttttaaaaaaaaaattctttttttaaaaatcgctgtctaggtagcgatttcattttttttaaaaaaaaaattctttttttaaaaatcgctgtctaggtagcgatttcattttttttaaaaaaaaaattctttttttaaaaatcgctgtctaggtagcgatttcattttttttaaaaaaaaaattctttttttaaaaatcgctgtctaggtagcgatttcattttttttaaaaaaaaaattctttttttaaaaatcgctgtctaggtagcgatttcattttttttaaaaaaaaaattctttttttaaaaatcgctgtctaggtagcgatttcattttttttaaaaaaaaaattctttttttaaaaatcgctgtctaggtagcgatttcattttttttaaaaaaaaaattctttttttaaaaatcgctgtctaggtagcgatttcattttttttaaaaaaaaaattctttttttaaaaatcgctgtctaggtagcgatttcattttttttaaaaaaaaaattctttttttaaaaatcgctgtctaggtagcgatttcattttttttaaaaaaaaaattctttttttaaaaatcgctgtctaggtagcgatttcattttttttaaaaaaaaaattctttttttaaaaatcgctgtctaggtagcgatttcattttttttaaaaaaaaaattctttttttaaaaatcgctgtctaggtagcgatttcattttttttaaaaaaaaaattctttttttaaaaatcgctgtctaggtagcgatttcattttttttaaaaaaaaaattctttttttaaaaatcgctgtctaggtagcgatttcattttttttaaaaaaaaaattctttttttaaaaatcgctgtctaggtagcgatttcattttttttaaaaaaaatggggaaGTCGCTGCCTGGGCAGCGACTTCcgcattttaaaaaaaaaaaagatttttttaaagcaacaattttataagataaaaaaaagttataatgttttttttataaaatcgctactttaaattttatttttttaaaaaaataaaatttaaagtagcgattttataaaaaaaacattataacctttttttatcttataaaattgttgctttaaaaaaatcttttttttttttaaatttccacattgtttccacatttttttaaagaaaaaaatttaaaaattaaaaaaaaaaaaaaattatacaagtcGCTGCCAGGCAGCGACTTTgcatatttcaaaaattttcttttctaaaagtCGCTGCCTGGGCAGCGACTTCcgcattttaaaaaaaaaaattctttttttaaaaatcgctgcctaggcagcgattttccttaaataaaaaaattaaaatttataaatcgctgcctaggcagcgactttttttaaaataaattaaaatcgctgcctaggtagcgatttcattttttttaaaaaaaattcacattttgcaCAATCGCTGCCtcggcagcgattttgctttttccggggaagtaaatcgctgttgatgcagcgattttgccgttttggttaatataaaattttatataccgttttagaatttttgttaatattttgtaccctttaggctccgtaCTCCAAATTCTATGGTGGCGGTGAATAATGATGTGGTTTGTTTTGGATTTGTGGATGGTGGAGTTGAATTTGAACCAACAACTTCTATAGTCATTGGAACACATCAAATTGAAGACAACCTTTTGCAATTTGACATTGCTAACAAAAGGTTGGGTTTTACTTCATCACtcttatttgatgaaataacaTGTGCTAACTTCAACTTTACAAACAAAGCTTAAtggttaaaacaaaaaaagtgtgCTTTTGTAATTTTAGCTTCAaataaatgttttcttttattttccaaaGGATGGAGTTGATCAAGAATAAATGTATTCAACTTCGCTTGGTTGTTGAATTTAGACGCAATGGTGTTAATTAGCAAAAGTCCCATTAATTAATTGTGTATATCTACACTTTTGGATGGTTGTTAACCATTGtagttttagtttaaataaaatgttttttttattattacttaaatttttatattttgtattcttaAACTCATCGTTAGGTAATTTCGAAAAATCTCATTTCGTATAGTAATTGAtttggtgtaatcgtgttttTACCTTacatttttcttctcatttgtctttacttgttattttatcttattGTATCATTTCCCCACCTTTTTATACTAGTTATTCAATTGCAATTTGTATCCTACTTTTCTCGTAGGTATATCCTTTATATTGTCAATGTGTGgcattattctaaaaaataagtAACAACCATCTAAACAGAGTAGACTTTTGCTAGTGTTAATATTTGGAATttaaacttaatatttaatgtatacatatttaattaatattctgatataaataacaaaagttATTGAGTTCAATCAAATTCTAGGTCCATCTCTGATTTGATTTTTGATAGTTTAGAATGATCCAGATTTTACTTTAATCTgattataatgattttataacTAAAAAGATATTAATTAGCATAGGCAAATTTAGAGTTCGAAAACAAAGGGACACCACTAAAGAAAGACACAGATTATTGACTTTGATATAACGCAACGCCATCTcgtcttaatttttttattaaatacgCATAGAACTTATGTCCTAACCAACAAATATGAATTACATTGTATAGCTCGACGGCTCGTTCTGTAGACTGCCGGTTCAGGCACCACTTTTTGCATAGGTTAGATTGCGAAACTTGCCACCTAtatgttttatgaatatttttactTGCCATCTAAAAATGAAGATGGCAGTTTAGGTACGGGTAAAACTTATTTGCATCGGATGtttatattaaatcaatatatatatgtcatgtgtttatattaatggttcattttaattaatcgttattaatttatatgtattttatttcattaaatcacGTACTACAATTACTTAGTATAAACACTCGATACGGATAAATTTTTTTCGTGTATGCACCACTTTGCATAGGTTAGATTGCAAAACTTGCCGCCTATATGTTCCCAAAACTAAAAACGAAAATGATGTAGCAAAAGGTTCAAACTCGGGTCGAACAACAGAAGCTCATGAGtctaaattgtatatatacttttttcGAAGTTAACAAATGCATCGTAAATTTTTAATTCTCCACGTGGGTCCGCTGTGCTTACTAGTTCGAGAATtttgacaaaagaaaaaagtctCAGTTATTTTGGTAAATATAGAAAGTGTATACAGTATTCTTTTAAAATGTGTcgtaaaatacataattttgaGTAGACTACAATTATCAAAGCAACGAATTTATCTGAATCTAGGGACTCATCTAAAGTCGGTAGATTAAAATGATTAAAggctaaaaaaaatatattttataaaaagtaattaagAAAGCACGAGTTATTAGGAatattaaaacattatatactTACAAATGAAAAGAGAAGTTGTATATATCCAAAGTGCAAGTTGCAAGAGTGAACTAATTATGTATTAATGTCCTATCTGAATTTCTTGTCCCCTTCCACATTGCCCCGTTACATACAAAACATTATTTTACGATAAATTATGTAGCATAGAGACTAGAGTATAGACCAATATGGAAATCTGGATTAATTATGAAACAGAAGAGTAATAATGACGCTGTCTAAATTTTCAAACTAGTCAATAATGCCACCACTTCTTATAGCGAACGTAATTGGAGGCGTAAAGCAAAATTTTAATTCGCagcttaaaatataaataactgttatatatatttttattcaaaagttatttttcttaCACTATTTAGATAATTATCGatgtataatattattttttttagttattaatttaagatttttatcaactcaacaataaaaaaaagtcattttagtGAGACAATTATTCTACATATATTGTTAACATAATGTTATAAGTAATAAGTtgacaaatattaaataaagataagagcTAGAAtcatacaattcgattcaagaAGTTGATGGCTTGATATACctcattttaatatgtttatagtaatgcttgaaactaaaattttaaaaaaaaataaaaaagaatttgtaattcacctttttcaacacttttcactattaattcgtattttttacaaaataaaaaagaggttAATGAgtataagataatatatttttaaattatattttattttttatcaattttttctatatttttctaaCACATAATTTATCCTTGATAAAAATTTGAGGCCGTCGAAATTTGGAGGCCTAAACCAAAGGACCTATTTTCAATACCATAAAGCCGGCCTTGCTTCTCATTGATGAATATAATTAATGAGATAAAAGTTagatttctttaatttctcattcaatattttgatatttatatccatattaaagtttcaattaatttaaatttgtcatCCCTACTACTCATAATAAGATTGATATATGCATTCGGACTTTGAATACCttgtaagaagaagaaaaactacCTCTGTCCATTGATAGTTGGTTTATTATTGACTTGGTATAccatttaagaaataataaatatagagttaatattattatattattttttaattttattaaatttaatattttaaaaaatatattaaactataaatagtatttaatagTAAAATTAGATAGacacataaaataaatcatatcttaattttctaaattgaataaatattattggatggactaataaataaaagaaaatcagaGACTAAAGGCAGACTCATAATTGTGGCATGTCTCCTCTGTAAGTTAGTAGTGTAAATTTAGAATGAATTATGGAAAATTTTGGAGAGAAGAATTAAATGAATAACAAAATTGTATTCACAAatactcatattttttttaatatatcttatttttgattgaaattttatttttcacactAGAAATTTTTCGCGAACATACCTAAAATAACTTTGACGAACAAGTCCGAGTACGTGAAGATAGGGTTGGGCATAAAATATTGAAGATTGAATTATTGAACcgaattaaaatttttggtatTTGGTAATTTGGTTTTTGATACGTTATTTGgagtaaaattttaatattatggtATTCGGGTATGAGTTTGGTACAAGATATTAGTACCATTTGATATTGGGTATCTCCCAAGtattaaattatttacttaataaagatcatatatcaacatatacattactCATTAGTATAAGTTAAAATAGAAAGTTATTGAATAAGCATTAACAATTCAAATACATATGTGTTTTAGTTGtatcaatttgattttcttgaTATCTTTTTCCTTGTTGATCTTCAATAATATTGTGCctctacataaaaaaaataaaaataattggagAAAATATATTAACTTTATAATACAATCAACTATAACTTTAATATAACGTTACcgaatatcatataaaattaaaatttaatttaatgtttatcaaaattcaaatcaaaatttttaaacttgacatctactttaattttaattatcaattatacaaataattaaatttaaaggtaaaaaaaatcCTAACCAAATATCAAACGTCCACTGATGTTTAAGAAGGAAAACTTCAACACATAAGGCAAGAAAAGAgatttcattatttcttttaaaaaggtGCGGGCACGCACTTTGAGTTGATCATGTGCTCCAAATTCCATTTCCAAAATCCCATTTGTTCTTTGATGAAAGATGAGGATTACGCGGTAAGAAAAATGTGAATTAtatggaaatttttttaaagattaatatgaaaatttattttagtgtaaatttttatattaatttttagaaAAGTCCTCATGTAATTTATACTTTTCTTATAGTGTGaatagatataataatatataatgtgattttataagtgaaatttgaaataagtattttttaatttttgtacatTATAACaacttttttctaaaatatataaatttaaaaagcaAATTAAATAGAAACTGACaagccataaataatttttagataattatGCTAAAAAATTGATAGGATACAGATTTCACAACACTATGTTCGAAAATcaactttaatttattcattttttaaatatataaataataattagtgTAAATATTAATCGGGGTTGAATGAATAATAAATCTGTTGATTCATGATGAAATATATGATAGTTTTGTTTAAAAGATTGTCACagctattataattttttagtgttagtattatttttctcaaatattagttaataacatatatattttttacattattagtaaattatttgaatttactAGAGGGAGTATTGAAAAGTTCACTccttacttattttttaattataaaattataaaattaaaaatacatcaGATATAAATTAAGTTGCTTCACACACTCCACTTTTTGAAACACTGCACCTCAATTTAACTATACCATTTTCGGATTACACAAATAGTTGGAAATTATATCTCATACCCTACTACCAGGGCCAGAGGGCATTATATACTTAAATAGAGTTCGTCCGAACCTCCTCGaccaaaaatatttactatttatacataattaaaattcttttatatatatatatatatatatgatagatATTGAACCTCTTTCACTAGTTAgtgcatttatttttcaaattttaaaccccttaataaaaattttgaattcagtGCCCACTACATTTATGATGTCTCTTTCAAAAGGATGGGAGACGTTGTATAATTGACCAGGCCATTATGGCAATTAGAAAATGAACTaccaaaagaaaatagataGTACATTTATTCTTGGCCCAACTCCatggaaaataaaagaaattaatcaCTACTACAACTGTTCCTTCATCAAAATCTGATATTCAGATTAAAAACCATCAAGCTTTGGATGTAAAATTAAAGTTGCCACATGTTGTTTGACTAAACAAAAGTGATGAAGTAAAACCCAACCTTCTGTTAGCAATGTCAAAttgcaaaaaattgttttcaattTGATGTGCTCCAATGACTATAGAAGTTGTTGGTTCAAATTCAACTCCTCCATCCACAAATCCAAGACAAAGCACGTCATCATTCACCGCCACCATAGAATTCGAACCCCAAATAGTCCAAGATGTAGTGCCCAACACTAGTTCAATAGGTGGAACGCCAGGGCCAACTCGAGTACTACCCAAACTACTCCTATTATAACACACTTCAAATGGAGCCAAGGGTTTCACCCTTGGAACCTTAGATAGCGATTTAACAAATGCCTTTGTTAAAGCATTGTAAATCGAAGTCTCCAATTTTGTGTAAGGATCAACCGTACTAATTTTTGTTCCACCTTTGCCATCTTTAGTTATGTCCAATAATGTGGTGTTTATTGGCACGACGTTaccatttattttaatagatgTTACTCCAATGAAATACTCCACCGAAGGCTCCCCTAGGAAATATGACCCTGATGTACTAACAGGGTTATTGAGAAGTGGAGTGTAAACAAGTCTCTTTGAAACATCAATTCCAGCTGGAAGAAAAACATAAGGACTATCACCAAAGAAGATAACACCACGAGAAGTTGTGGATGAACTCAAACATATAGCGAATTTTCGAGGTATAGTAAAAGCATTAGCTAATTGAGTAGGAAATCCTACATAACCATTTCCAAGTCCAAGAATGCCATTAACACCCTTTGCTAGTTTCTCAAGAAGGAAAGTAGAACCACATCCAAAAACTACTCCATTTGTTGTTGATAAGTATTTACGAGGGTTCGAACCATCGGTTGATTGAAGTGAGACAACATCTTGAGCAAGTTCACCACTAGTGCTAGTACGAATAAAGGGGTTATAAATAGTTTGTCCACAAGTGTTATTGTTGCATCCTGGTGAAGGAGAACCTACACATGATTCAACACATGCACCGGAGAAAGAACGTTTACAAGGGATGGAACCACAAGGGACAGGTTTATAAGATGAACTAACATAACCTTTATCACAATCAACCCATAAAAACCGTTGACCAAGATCGATAGTAAGTTTTGCTGGGACAAGGGGTGTTCTTTGGTATATGGTTGTGATAAATTGTTTAGTGGCTTCATCTTTGGTTATAGGAAGAAGAAAAGCTCGAGGTTTCGAAGGTGCTTTGGCTGAGGAGAGGGAGAACAAGAGGAGCAAAGGAAGAAAAAAGGATAGGGAAATTATTTTGGAAACCATTGTTAAGTTTGGATAGAGTGAGTAGAATTTGGAGATGTAGCATCTTGATTTATAGTGAATTAGTGATGTGATGcttgtttaattttaaatttttttttggagccGTTAGGTAACTGTTTTGGTCGGATTAATCTGAATTCATGTCGAAAATTCTACTTTGTAAGATAAAGTATTTCGACCgaagaattatttttatttggaaaGGGGCAGAGGAAAGCAGAAATGGTTTTATTACTCATTTGTTTAAGTCTATACAAGTGGACATATAGAGAATCGAAGGAATGATGAATATTGAGTGAGTATAGTGTATTACTAAAAGTACAATATAGTTTTAGTAATgtactatatttttatgttcAGACAATGATGTCTAGTATTTTATTAGATTTCTTTCTTTGTATTAGACACTCTTGTACATGTCTTAAATTGGTTTCATTTATACattaatgttttcttatttatgaaAGTGTTGTTTGAGATATTCATGTTTTATTCGTTATCATctactttatttaaaaattttatatgctCGAGAGTTAGCTCGTCTATCAAGGTAAATTTAGAATATATGTTACCACAATCTTAAATTAGTATTGTAACAATTTTTTATCAATGATTAAAGATTTTGAATTCAAATGTACATGTGCATATAAATCCAATGTACATGTGTGTATTGATTAAAGTAGATCTAGACAACTATAGACTTCACGATAACTTGTGATTCCTATTCAAATAGAAATTAAAGCACAACCAGAGTGGAAagagatatatataaaaaggatACAAACAAATAGATTATGTGCAATATTAATCGCAAAtacattataattataagccACTTGTAATAATACAAAGTTCTTAAATTAGAAAGGAAAACAGTAGTAGGTGGAAATCTTTTAGGTATTGTTAGCAACCAATCACTAAACAATGGACAATCTTTATAAGACAGCATCCAATGCTTATATCTCTTGCAGTCAACGATATTTTAGCTCAATTTATCTTCTCATAATGTTTCATAACTTTGTTTTTACATAGTTGATactaatttttgtataaagaGTGACCTCTAGTACTCTCTATATTCCAAATTAAGTCATctaaaatttcatttgtttgaactaaataaaaatcttaattttatttatttaaattttagctAACAAATCTTAGATTTGAATCTTAAGTATCGAAGcgtatttattttatgaatttataatatatatttattcaaggATCCTTACAAAGTTTGTAGTTTTCTCTATAGTAAACTATCGCCATGGTTAGTTATCACTTTATAAGCATCATTAGCAATTATCATTAATGTAGTCATCAATCACCACAGATAATCATCACTATCAACCACCATTATATAACGTTATCATTCACTATCATCACTGTTCTCCACCATATTAGCTACCACCAGAAGCGGCTCTAATGAGTAAGGACAAAGCCAAGTTGTTAGGCCCCAAAATTTGCAACCACATTTTCCCCATTATAATAGGTTACagagtttttttttagaaaaaattattctatactattttaatatataaaaaaataaaaaaa comes from Solanum pennellii chromosome 1, SPENNV200 and encodes:
- the LOC107030260 gene encoding basic 7S globulin-like, whose protein sequence is MVIKINFLSLFLCLFFLFSLSLAKTPPRPRAFLLPVAKDASTKQYFTTINQRTPLVPIKLTIDLGQRFLWVDCEKGYVSSSYKPVPCGSIPCKRSLSGACVESCIGPPSPGCNNNTCSHIPYNPFIRTSTGGELAQDVVSLQSTDGSNPRKYLSTTNGVVFDCAPHSLLEGLAKGVKGILGLGNGYVGFPTQLANAFSIPRKFAICLTSSTTSRGVIFFGDSPYVFLPAGIDFSKRFVYTPLLKNPVSTSGSYFEGEPSTDYFIGVTSIKIHSIAVPINTTLLNITKDGKGGTKISTVEPYTKLETSIYNALTKAFVSALLNVPMVKPVAPFKVCYNKTSLGSNQVGPGVPPIELVLRNKNATTYTSWFIWGANSMVAVNNDVVCFGFVDGGVEFEPTTSIVIGTHQIEDNLLQFDIANKRLGFTSSLLFDEITCANFNFTNKA
- the LOC107012538 gene encoding basic 7S globulin-like, with the translated sequence MVSKIISLSFFLPLLLLFSLSSAKAPSKPRAFLLPITKDEATKQFITTIYQRTPLVPAKLTIDLGQRFLWVDCDKGYVSSSYKPVPCGSIPCKRSFSGACVESCVGSPSPGCNNNTCGQTIYNPFIRTSTSGELAQDVVSLQSTDGSNPRKYLSTTNGVVFGCGSTFLLEKLAKGVNGILGLGNGYVGFPTQLANAFTIPRKFAICLSSSTTSRGVIFFGDSPYVFLPAGIDVSKRLVYTPLLNNPVSTSGSYFLGEPSVEYFIGVTSIKINGNVVPINTTLLDITKDGKGGTKISTVDPYTKLETSIYNALTKAFVKSLSKVPRVKPLAPFEVCYNRSSLGSTRVGPGVPPIELVLGTTSWTIWGSNSMVAVNDDVLCLGFVDGGVEFEPTTSIVIGAHQIENNFLQFDIANRRLGFTSSLLFSQTTCGNFNFTSKA